The bacterium genome includes a region encoding these proteins:
- a CDS encoding Gfo/Idh/MocA family oxidoreductase has protein sequence MTGYSRRVLRTAAAVAALLLAGLAPARAADPATAGPLRVAVARLIHGHAGDVFESRKRGEITIVGIYEPDRELARYYEKQYAAEDVPVFSTLAELLDKTSPEVVTGYGSTAEHLELVEACAPRGVHVMVEKPLAFEASVADSIAALASQFHIQVITNYATTWFGSFNAAHELVCDKALVGDIRKVVIHDGHSGPKEIGCGPEFLAWLTDPLLNGGGALTDFGCYGASLSTWLMDGALPTSVTAVTQQIKPEVYPKVDDEATLVLTYPQAQAIIQASWNWPFDRKDMYVYGRTGYVFAPDSRTLLVRTAENKSEQPPRSVPHRAAPYDNAFNYLTAVVRGKIIPDRTDLSGLEANVSVARILEAARTSAREGRTVRLQ, from the coding sequence ATGACTGGATACAGCCGGAGGGTGCTGCGGACAGCGGCGGCGGTTGCGGCCCTGCTGCTGGCCGGACTCGCTCCGGCCCGGGCGGCGGACCCGGCGACCGCGGGCCCGCTGCGGGTGGCGGTGGCGCGGCTCATCCACGGCCACGCCGGGGATGTTTTCGAAAGCCGCAAGCGGGGCGAGATCACGATAGTGGGTATCTACGAGCCGGATCGCGAGCTGGCCCGCTACTATGAGAAACAGTATGCGGCCGAGGACGTGCCCGTGTTCTCCACCCTGGCCGAGCTGCTGGACAAAACCTCTCCCGAGGTGGTCACCGGCTACGGCTCCACGGCCGAACACCTGGAACTGGTGGAGGCCTGCGCCCCGCGGGGGGTGCACGTGATGGTGGAAAAGCCGCTGGCTTTCGAGGCCTCCGTCGCCGACAGCATCGCCGCGCTGGCCAGTCAGTTCCACATTCAGGTGATTACCAACTACGCCACCACCTGGTTCGGCAGCTTTAACGCGGCGCACGAGCTGGTCTGCGACAAGGCTCTGGTGGGGGATATCCGTAAGGTGGTGATCCATGACGGGCACAGCGGACCCAAGGAGATCGGCTGCGGGCCGGAGTTCCTGGCCTGGCTCACCGATCCGCTGCTGAACGGCGGCGGCGCGCTCACCGATTTCGGCTGCTACGGGGCGAGCCTCAGCACCTGGCTGATGGACGGCGCCCTGCCCACCAGCGTGACCGCGGTGACCCAGCAGATCAAGCCCGAGGTCTACCCGAAGGTTGATGACGAGGCCACGCTTGTGCTCACCTACCCCCAGGCCCAGGCGATAATCCAGGCTTCCTGGAACTGGCCGTTCGACCGCAAGGACATGTACGTGTACGGACGGACCGGCTACGTGTTCGCCCCGGACAGCCGGACCCTGCTGGTGCGCACGGCCGAGAACAAGAGTGAACAGCCACCTCGCAGCGTTCCTCATCGCGCCGCACCTTACGATAACGCTTTCAACTACCTGACCGCGGTGGTGCGGGGCAAGATTATCCCGGACCGGACGGACTTGTCGGGCCTGGAGGCCAACGTGAGCGTGGCCCGTATCCTGGAGGCCGCCCGGACCTCGGCGCGGGAGGGAAGGACCGTGCGGCTGCAGTGA
- a CDS encoding amidohydrolase — MKKLFTAALFICLGFSALFAQYDETPSMGIFDTLKVKDFNPQSRLEVPAHTVLRSRFPSIDSHSHPYLKGEDIHKWVQMMRACNVRKVVILSGCQPDSSLEAVIKDYLGKYPRHFQIWAHIDAHDIDAPDYPKRAARSVEKAYEMGARGIGEYKDMGWGFGGSRKEGRKGVHLDDPRWDLALETAGRLGMPISIHVGDMEDCYYPLTAESELGTAGAPWNVYGKPGILPRAEIQATRNRAIAKHPNTIFIGCHVGNLSHDLNEVGRLLDLYPNFYIDLSARAWDLGRQPFSARKFIIRYQDRILWGTDLNPDEDMYRGWFRLLETEDEFFRVPDAAWWMNYGLNLPEEVLQKIYYLNATRLFKDMDGGAW; from the coding sequence ATGAAAAAACTCTTTACCGCCGCGCTGTTTATCTGCCTGGGCTTCAGCGCGCTCTTCGCCCAGTACGACGAGACCCCCAGCATGGGCATCTTCGACACCCTGAAAGTGAAGGATTTCAACCCACAAAGCCGCCTGGAGGTCCCGGCGCACACGGTCCTGCGCTCGCGCTTCCCGTCCATCGACTCCCACTCGCACCCCTACCTCAAAGGCGAGGACATCCACAAGTGGGTGCAGATGATGCGCGCCTGCAACGTGCGCAAGGTGGTGATCCTCAGCGGCTGCCAGCCCGACAGCAGCCTGGAGGCGGTGATCAAGGACTACCTGGGCAAGTACCCGCGGCATTTCCAGATATGGGCGCATATCGACGCCCATGACATCGACGCCCCCGACTACCCGAAGCGGGCGGCCCGCTCGGTGGAGAAAGCCTACGAGATGGGCGCGCGCGGGATCGGCGAGTACAAGGACATGGGCTGGGGTTTCGGCGGGAGCCGCAAGGAGGGCAGGAAAGGCGTGCACCTGGACGACCCGCGCTGGGACCTGGCCCTGGAGACCGCCGGACGGCTGGGCATGCCGATCTCGATCCACGTGGGCGACATGGAGGACTGCTACTATCCCCTGACCGCCGAGAGCGAGCTGGGCACCGCCGGCGCGCCCTGGAATGTCTACGGCAAGCCGGGCATCCTGCCCCGGGCCGAAATCCAGGCCACCCGCAACCGGGCCATAGCCAAGCACCCCAACACGATCTTCATCGGCTGCCACGTGGGCAACCTGAGCCACGACCTGAACGAGGTGGGTCGCCTGCTGGACCTGTATCCCAATTTCTACATCGATCTGTCGGCCCGCGCCTGGGACCTGGGCCGTCAGCCGTTCAGCGCGCGCAAGTTCATCATCCGCTACCAGGACCGTATCCTCTGGGGCACCGACCTTAACCCGGATGAGGACATGTACCGCGGCTGGTTCCGCCTTCTGGAGACCGAGGACGAGTTCTTCCGCGTGCCGGATGCCGCCTGGTGGATGAACTACGGCCTCAACCTGCCGGAGGAGGTGCTGCAGAAAATCTACTACCTCAACGCCACCCGTCTGTTCAAGGACATGGATGGTGGGGCGTGGTGA